One region of Phragmites australis chromosome 18, lpPhrAust1.1, whole genome shotgun sequence genomic DNA includes:
- the LOC133898379 gene encoding myb-related protein 306-like, which produces MGRPPCCENGGVKKGPWTPEEDLVLVSYVQEHGPGNWRAVPTNTGLMRCSKSCRLRWTNYLRPGIKRGNFTDQEEKLIVHLQALLGNRWAAIASYLPERTDNDIKNYWNTHLKKKLGKMSAGEGAGAEVKSRSAAPKGQWERRLQTDIHTARQALREALSLDPSPASSSKPQVPAPEPAVQATYASSAENIARLLEGWMRPGASNGGKTSSGSRSSASAVSGGEGASASHSGTARRPEGSTGTSCKAEVDGGAAAPGPTFSMLESWLLDDGMGHGDAGLMDVPLADACEFF; this is translated from the exons ATGGGGAGGCCGCCGTGCTGCGAGAACGGCGGGGTGAAGAAGGGGCCGTGGACGCCGGAGGAGGACCTCGTGCTCGTGTCCTACGTGCAGGAGCACGGGCCGGGGAACTGGCGCGCCGTGCCCACCAACACCG GGCTGATGCGGTGCAGCAAGAGCTGCCGGCTCCGGTGGACGAACTATCTCCGCCCGGGGATCAAGCGCGGGAACTTCACAGACCAGGAGGAGAAGCTCATCGTCCACCTCCAGGCCCTGCTTGGCAACCG GTGGGCGGCGATTGCGTCGTACCTGCCGGAGCGGACggacaacgacatcaagaactACTGGAACACGCACCTCAAGAAGAAGCTCGGCAAGATGAGCGCCGGGGaaggcgccggcgccgaggtGAAGAGTAGGTCGGCCGCGCCCAAGGGGCAGTGGGAGCGGCGGCTGCAGACGGACATCCACACCGCGCGGCAGGCGCTCCGGGAGGCTCTGTCCCTGGACCCCTCGCCGGCGTCGTCCTCCAAGCCGCAGGTGCCGGCGCCGGAACCCGCGGTCCAGGCGACGTACGCGTCCAGCGCCGAGAACATCGCGCGGCTGCTGGAGGGGTGGATGCGGCCCGGCGCCAGCAACGGCGGGAAGACGTCCTCCGGGTCGAGGTCGTCCGCATCGGCGGTCTCCGGCGGCGAGGGCGCGTCGGCGAGCCACAGCGGCACGGCGCGGAGGCCGGAGGGGTCGACCGGGACGAGCTGCAAGGCGGAGGtcgacggcggcgcggcggccccAGGCCCGACGTTTTCGATGCTGGAGAGCTGGCTGCTCGACGACGGCATGGGGCACGGCGACGCGGGGCTCATGGACGTGCCACTGGCCGACGCCTGTGAGTTCTTCTAG